The genome window accacccccctcaaccacagaaaccaccaccaccaccaccaccaccaccaccatctcttcCCAAGAGAACGCAACCACCCAACAAAAACCCAAACAAACCTACATTCACCACTTCGACTCCTACTCCCTAGTCAAACACCTCTCGTCCCCcgaccaaccccccaaatacaccctcccccaatccATCGCCCTCATGAAAGCCATCcgcgccctcctcgcccacaaCCTTGACAACGCCCAATCTGGCTTAGTGTCTCGCTCTGACGTTGACAACGAAACCTACCTCTTCCGCGCCGCCTGCTCCGAGCTCTCGACCGAAGTCCGCAAAAACCGCCGGGTAGCCGACGAGCAGCTCCGGCAGCAGAGAACACACCTCCAGCACGAAGTCGATATCCTCACCCAGCGGCTCAATCAAGACCTGTTGACACTTACAGACAGCGTAAGGGGCATGTTCAACGACCGTAAGATGGCTGTTAGAGAGGAGCAAAAGGCTGTTGAATCTAGGGTTTGTCTCCCGTTTCTACACAATGAGATGGTGTGTTGACATTGAAAATAGATTCAACAAATTAATTACAAAATATCGGTCATGTTGAACTCGGATTCGAAATCCGAGATTGaagaggtgaggtgggtCTTGATTAGGAGGTCCGTCCTCGGGATTTTGTTCATGGCCGTCTTGACGCTCGGCACGTTGAGGTACGCCACATTTGTGAATAGCAAACGGAAAAGGGAGATGGAACAGAGGCAAAAAGAGCAagaggagatgaggaggagtaaCGGGATGAAGGATCACAGTCCTGCGCCCGAGGCGGCGCAGATTTTGGCTGCTAGCTAGTGACGGGCGAGCAGAGAAGGGGAAATGTAATAATATCACGAGAAAATATCGAGTAGTGAGTGATCACCAAACAGAGATGAAAACTGTAAATAGTCACCAAAATGATGGGAACC of Podospora pseudopauciseta strain CBS 411.78 chromosome 7 map unlocalized CBS411.78m_7, whole genome shotgun sequence contains these proteins:
- a CDS encoding uncharacterized protein (COG:S; EggNog:ENOG503Q3KS) codes for the protein MATHRLTFLYPHLFKSTARWGEPAIAVRGARRKSQHPPAFLCQHQHHGFTSPSAGRQAAFAKRAGKGVEPLPHHETSDLPPKPAQDSKQDGAGKRSQDSKPGDEGKQQETKQDAPESQQETHHKTIKPTTPAETQTSGPIHDPPPPPPPPQPAHDPSTIELPPPSDIDPITQTKKGSPMDEILHMGPPPSSSPDAPSSPITPSSPSEPPPSTTETTTTTTTTTTISSQENATTQQKPKQTYIHHFDSYSLVKHLSSPDQPPKYTLPQSIALMKAIRALLAHNLDNAQSGLVSRSDVDNETYLFRAACSELSTEVRKNRRVADEQLRQQRTHLQHEVDILTQRLNQDLLTLTDSVRGMFNDRKMAVREEQKAVESRIQQINYKISVMLNSDSKSEIEEVRWVLIRRSVLGILFMAVLTLGTLRYATFVNSKRKREMEQRQKEQEEMRRSNGMKDHSPAPEAAQILAAS